The nucleotide window AAACCTCGGTGCGGCGGATCGATGCCGTCGATATTGTCCGGGATGGAGAAACCATTACCATCGATGTGATCGGCGAAGGCTTTTTGAAGAATATGGTCAGGGTGATGGCGGGGACATTGGTGGATATCGGCAAAGGGCGTTTTGCTCCGGAGCATGTGGCCTGGCTGCTTGCCAATCCGGACAGAAAAAAGGCCGGCGTTACAGCGCCGGCCTGTGGTTTGTGTCTGATCAAAGTCACCTATCGTGACGACATCTGAGCCGTTTACCGGCTTGTTATTCCGCCAGCAACTTCTTTATCAACTGCTCCAGCGATTTTCCGATCCCGTCGGAGAACCCCCGGTACATCTCGGCAATCCGCCCCTTTTTATCGATCACGAACATCACCGGCACCGAACGGATGCCGTAATCGGTCTGGATCGCCTCGCTGGACATTGCCAGGGGATAGTTGACGTGATTTGCGGCGGCAAACGCCTTTACAAGCTGCTCACCATCCTCGTCGGCGCTCAGCCCCAGCACTTGAAGCCCCTGCTTTCCAAACTTGCGGTTCAACTCAACCAGGTGCGGTACCGATTCGCGACATGGAACACACCAGGTGGCGAAGAAATCGACAATCAGCACACGGTCGCGGTAGTTTTCAAGCGACACGGTCTGTCCCGACGTGGTTACCACTTTGAAGTTGGGAGCCTGCTGCCCGACCCTCGGTATTGCATGCAGGGGGGCCGGCAACAGGAATGTGCCGACGATCAGCAGCAGGAAGAGTCCGGGGAGGAAGCGGCCGCGTCGCATATGGTTACAGCGCCTTCGCGATCAGTGCTTCAAGCTGGGATTTGGGTACGGCGCCAACGATCTGATCGACAACGGCGCCCCCTTTGAACAGGATCAGGGTCGGGATGCCGCGGACACCGTATTTCCCGGGTGTCGAAGGGTTCTCGTCCACATTGACTTTGCCTACTTTTATTTTGCCCGCATGCTCTTCCGCCACGGCATCTACCAGTGGAGCAATCGCCTTGCAGGGGGCGCACCACGTGGCCCAGAAGTCAACCAGAACAGGAAGCTCGGATTGCAGCACTTCCCGATCGAAATTGGCGTCGCTGAATGCAAGTACCTTTTCGCTGGACATTGAAGATCTCCTTTGTGACTAAAATTATTTGGAAATGATATACCAGGCATTGAAAAAATCAAGAGCAAACTCCGGAAAAAGAGCCCTGTCAGTTGAAAGGTGCAACAAATGGGGGTATGCTGAAGTGCATGTGTAAACAAACCCGACACAAGAGAGCGTTTCCGCATAAAACAACTCTTCCATCGGCTACAGGTTCCGGCCGCGATGCCGAAGTGGCCGGTGCGACCGGAATCGTCTGTAGATCGTATCGATAGGTAACAGGTATCAAATCACCGCTCAACGTGAAGAATTTTCAGATGCCCTCGGAGAAGAGCGCATGTCGGGCTTGCCGCTGAACATAGATATGAAAGGGCGTCCCGTGCTGGTTGCGGGCGGCGGGAGTGTGGCATACCGCAAGGTGAAGGTGCTGCTCGAGTCGCAAGCCATGGTGCGCATAGTCGCACCGGAGATGCTTCCTGATCTGGCCGGGCTGACTGCAGCTGAAGGCGTGCCGGTTCGCCTCGGACGCTACGAAACGGGCGATCTCGAGGGGGTTTTCCTTGTCGTTGCGGCGACCGGCGATGCCGCGGTCAATGCACGGATTGCGGCCGACGCACGTGAACGGGGAATTCTGGTTGCCGTGAGTGATGCCCCCGACTTGGGGGACTGCACCTTCCCTGCTGTCGTGCGGCGCGGAGCGCTTGAGATCGCCGTCTCCACAGGCGGTCGCTGTCCGGCACTCGCGGTAGAGGTTCGTAATGTCCTTGCCGGCGTAATCGGCGAGGAATACGGATTGGCTCTGGAGCACCTGGCAGCGGAGCGTGAAAAGCTGTTGACGGAAGGGAAGGGCAGCACATACAATGGCGCGATCATGCGCTCCCGAGCCAGGGAGCTGGTCGCAGAGTTCACCGAACGCAAGGAACGAGTGCCATGACGCATCTCTTTTTCTATCTGACCCTGGTCCTGTACGGGTGTGCCACGACGGCCTACCTTGCCTGCCTGTTCCGCACATCTGACTGGCTGACCAGATGGGCCAGTCGCCTGCTTGCCGCCGGATGCATCTCTCACGGCCTTTCCACGATTCACCTGGCCAGTCAGGCCGGGCACCTGC belongs to Geobacter sp. SVR and includes:
- a CDS encoding TlpA disulfide reductase family protein, whose product is MRRGRFLPGLFLLLIVGTFLLPAPLHAIPRVGQQAPNFKVVTTSGQTVSLENYRDRVLIVDFFATWCVPCRESVPHLVELNRKFGKQGLQVLGLSADEDGEQLVKAFAAANHVNYPLAMSSEAIQTDYGIRSVPVMFVIDKKGRIAEMYRGFSDGIGKSLEQLIKKLLAE
- the trxA gene encoding thioredoxin, with the protein product MSSEKVLAFSDANFDREVLQSELPVLVDFWATWCAPCKAIAPLVDAVAEEHAGKIKVGKVNVDENPSTPGKYGVRGIPTLILFKGGAVVDQIVGAVPKSQLEALIAKAL
- a CDS encoding bifunctional precorrin-2 dehydrogenase/sirohydrochlorin ferrochelatase, which encodes MSGLPLNIDMKGRPVLVAGGGSVAYRKVKVLLESQAMVRIVAPEMLPDLAGLTAAEGVPVRLGRYETGDLEGVFLVVAATGDAAVNARIAADARERGILVAVSDAPDLGDCTFPAVVRRGALEIAVSTGGRCPALAVEVRNVLAGVIGEEYGLALEHLAAEREKLLTEGKGSTYNGAIMRSRARELVAEFTERKERVP